A region from the Sphingopyxis lindanitolerans genome encodes:
- a CDS encoding DUF2958 domain-containing protein, which translates to MSLLTPDIAARLTANARTRIDAVRRGLREPDPRPVVRFFNPVGAATWLATELDPDGILFGLADLGFGCPELGSFSLAELEAVRLPFGLGIERDLLFEAQHPLSVYAAAARAAGSVVLGERRLAAAERRLSGRA; encoded by the coding sequence ATGAGCCTCCTCACGCCCGACATCGCCGCCCGGCTCACCGCCAACGCCCGCACCCGCATCGACGCGGTCCGGCGCGGCCTGCGCGAGCCCGACCCGAGGCCCGTGGTCCGCTTCTTCAATCCGGTCGGCGCCGCGACCTGGCTGGCCACCGAGTTGGACCCCGACGGCATATTGTTCGGCCTTGCCGATCTCGGCTTCGGTTGCCCCGAACTCGGAAGTTTCTCGCTCGCCGAACTCGAGGCGGTCCGGCTCCCGTTCGGGCTCGGCATCGAGCGCGATCTCCTGTTCGAGGCCCAGCATCCGCTGTCGGTCTACGCCGCGGCGGCCCGCGCCGCGGGTTCGGTCGTGCTGGGCGAGCGGCGCCTCGCTGCCGCGGAGCGCCGCCTCTCGGGGCGCGCGTGA
- a CDS encoding ArdC family protein: protein MSCSVKPSRQRGARATLYEEITSRIIAELEAGRLPWVQPWDAGRAAAGLPYNVVSDRRYSGINILTLWHAVMSRGFRGHGFLTFRQALALGGSVRRGERGIGVIYTRRAAADASEPGGGGAGECKGGFSFLKQFTVFSVDQCDGLPDKYHVAAPPVPEGLILPQAAELIAATGAEVRIGGASAYYSPRHDFVAVPHPQDFYAPVDWHRTAFHELGHWTGHESRLARDQSGSFGSKPYGHEELIAEMAGAFVCAALGISPSVRHADYIGSWLAIIREDHRAILRTASAASKAADYLLAFRAGPPAHRAAASTATPSVLPDGVESRMVSGRIAA, encoded by the coding sequence ATGTCTTGTTCTGTCAAACCATCGCGCCAGCGCGGCGCGCGCGCGACCCTCTACGAAGAGATCACCAGCCGGATCATCGCCGAGCTCGAAGCCGGGCGGTTGCCCTGGGTTCAGCCTTGGGATGCGGGCCGGGCCGCGGCCGGTCTCCCCTATAATGTGGTGAGCGACCGGCGCTACAGCGGCATCAACATCCTCACCCTCTGGCATGCGGTTATGAGCCGGGGCTTTCGGGGCCATGGTTTCCTGACTTTTCGTCAAGCGCTCGCGCTGGGGGGCAGTGTCCGCCGCGGCGAGCGCGGGATCGGGGTCATCTATACCCGGCGCGCGGCAGCCGACGCGTCCGAGCCCGGCGGCGGCGGGGCGGGCGAATGCAAGGGCGGCTTTTCTTTCCTGAAGCAGTTCACTGTTTTTTCGGTCGACCAGTGCGATGGCCTGCCCGACAAATATCATGTTGCCGCGCCGCCCGTGCCCGAAGGCTTGATCCTTCCGCAGGCAGCCGAGCTGATTGCAGCCACCGGGGCCGAAGTCCGCATCGGCGGCGCATCGGCCTATTACAGCCCGCGCCACGATTTCGTCGCGGTGCCGCATCCGCAGGATTTCTACGCGCCGGTTGATTGGCACCGGACCGCCTTTCACGAACTCGGTCACTGGACGGGCCATGAGAGCCGCCTGGCCCGCGATCAGAGCGGCAGTTTCGGCTCGAAGCCTTATGGTCATGAAGAACTCATCGCCGAAATGGCGGGCGCGTTCGTCTGCGCCGCGCTCGGTATCAGCCCGAGCGTGCGCCACGCCGACTATATCGGCTCCTGGCTTGCGATCATCCGCGAGGATCATCGCGCAATCCTGCGTACCGCCAGTGCTGCGTCGAAGGCCGCCGACTATCTGCTCGCCTTCCGCGCTGGCCCGCCGGCTCATCGCGCTGCCGCGTCGACAGCCACACCGTCCGTCCTTCCAGACGGGGTCGAGAGCCGCATGGTCAGCGGAAGGATCGCGGCATGA
- a CDS encoding DUF6771 family protein translates to MDKIDTARVAETILAAPGWARVGITAPTSHIRVEAAFELARAIVESVRAGAEPASPDQLGLSL, encoded by the coding sequence ATGGATAAAATCGATACCGCCCGAGTCGCCGAAACCATTCTTGCCGCCCCCGGCTGGGCGCGCGTCGGGATTACCGCACCGACGAGCCATATCCGGGTCGAGGCGGCGTTCGAACTTGCCCGCGCAATCGTCGAGAGCGTTCGCGCGGGCGCGGAGCCCGCGAGTCCCGACCAGCTCGGGCTTTCGCTGTGA
- a CDS encoding DUF159 family protein, which produces MDIESDDALVGIGKIHRVMVWDGQREREKEMLWGLHSRDADIFQIPLLKSETAIIDRPCLLLANAFGLVKRGKTIYAASLITDEPFFCIAAVWRPAHRLWPESFAALTVPAYDDLAPHKDRHVAVVRPEDWFDWLMGTRPPLDILQPFPKNSFSIMPPIQQNFDELLGAA; this is translated from the coding sequence ATGGATATCGAAAGCGATGACGCACTCGTCGGCATCGGCAAGATACACCGGGTGATGGTGTGGGACGGCCAGCGCGAGCGCGAGAAGGAAATGCTCTGGGGCCTGCACTCGCGCGACGCCGACATCTTCCAGATTCCGCTGCTCAAGTCCGAGACCGCGATCATCGACCGGCCCTGCCTGCTGCTCGCCAATGCGTTCGGCCTCGTGAAGCGTGGCAAGACGATATATGCGGCCAGCCTGATCACCGACGAGCCCTTCTTCTGCATCGCGGCGGTCTGGCGGCCAGCGCACCGCCTTTGGCCAGAAAGTTTCGCCGCGCTCACCGTTCCGGCCTATGACGATCTGGCGCCGCACAAGGACCGGCATGTTGCCGTGGTGCGCCCCGAGGACTGGTTCGATTGGCTGATGGGGACGCGGCCGCCGCTGGACATATTGCAGCCCTTCCCCAAGAACAGCTTCAGCATCATGCCGCCGATTCAGCAGAATTTCGACGAGCTCTTAGGAGCGGCCTGA
- a CDS encoding SOS response-associated peptidase, which translates to MCNLVTLKASVDEVASAFGARRPLTNAQPGDVYPGGQGFVVREDGGARALEAMTWGFPVRLKHMKATSKPKPVNNARDDKLMSFWRTWFTNPAQRCLIPFTAFAEAEGEKGRMTQTWISPTDQPLAACAGLWRPSDEWGDCYTMVMVDATKELFDVHDRMPVILQASDHDRWLRAEPADAMMLVTQYPAERLPVERTDIPWFSRKPPTGSPTLF; encoded by the coding sequence ATGTGCAATCTGGTGACGCTCAAGGCCTCGGTCGACGAGGTCGCGTCGGCCTTCGGTGCGCGCCGCCCGCTCACCAACGCGCAGCCCGGCGACGTCTATCCCGGCGGGCAGGGGTTCGTCGTGCGCGAGGATGGCGGCGCGCGCGCGCTCGAGGCGATGACCTGGGGGTTTCCGGTCCGGCTCAAGCATATGAAGGCGACCAGCAAGCCGAAGCCCGTAAACAATGCGCGCGACGACAAACTGATGAGCTTCTGGCGTACCTGGTTCACCAACCCGGCGCAGCGCTGCCTCATCCCCTTCACCGCCTTCGCCGAGGCCGAAGGCGAAAAGGGCCGGATGACGCAGACATGGATCAGCCCCACCGACCAGCCACTCGCTGCCTGCGCCGGTCTCTGGCGCCCGAGCGACGAATGGGGCGATTGCTACACGATGGTGATGGTCGATGCGACGAAGGAGCTTTTCGATGTCCACGACCGGATGCCGGTCATCCTGCAGGCCTCCGATCATGACCGATGGCTGCGCGCGGAACCCGCAGACGCCATGATGCTCGTCACCCAATATCCCGCAGAGCGGCTTCCCGTAGAACGCACCGACATTCCCTGGTTCAGCCGGAAGCCGCCGACCGGCTCACCCACGCTCTTCTAG
- a CDS encoding helix-turn-helix transcriptional regulator, translating into MIDVKHFHLTEELAHEISGAGQQEQLFAALANAAERMGFDHFALAFDRRGGEAASMLVHNYPEAWAKIYIGLDLSATDPIRRAGERAVTGFAWRNVEHYIPLSRSDRQLMNVARASGVGDGFTVPRHLPGEAMGSCSFAVGPHTDLPCHMLNVAEIIGAIAIARARDFMGAAAPRPRSVLTERQRECVLWSARGKTAGEIADILGISQETVVRHLKMARDRYSVHCRSMLILCALYDGLIGFSDVYDWWRPD; encoded by the coding sequence ATGATCGATGTGAAGCATTTTCATCTGACGGAGGAGCTCGCCCACGAAATTTCAGGCGCGGGACAGCAGGAACAACTTTTTGCAGCGCTGGCGAACGCGGCCGAGCGCATGGGTTTCGACCATTTCGCTCTCGCCTTCGACCGGCGCGGCGGCGAGGCCGCATCGATGCTCGTCCATAATTATCCCGAAGCCTGGGCCAAGATCTACATCGGCCTCGACCTCAGTGCGACAGACCCGATCCGCCGGGCCGGTGAACGTGCGGTCACCGGGTTCGCGTGGCGCAACGTCGAGCACTATATCCCCCTCTCGCGCAGCGACCGGCAGTTGATGAATGTCGCGCGAGCGAGCGGTGTCGGCGACGGCTTCACCGTTCCGCGACACCTGCCGGGCGAAGCCATGGGCTCCTGCTCCTTCGCGGTCGGCCCGCACACCGATCTGCCGTGCCATATGCTCAACGTCGCCGAAATCATCGGCGCGATTGCGATCGCGAGAGCGCGCGACTTCATGGGTGCGGCAGCCCCGCGGCCGCGATCGGTCCTCACCGAGCGCCAGCGCGAATGTGTGCTCTGGTCGGCGCGCGGCAAGACGGCGGGCGAAATCGCCGACATTCTCGGGATCAGCCAGGAAACGGTGGTCCGCCACCTCAAGATGGCCCGCGACCGCTATTCGGTCCACTGCCGCTCGATGCTGATCCTCTGCGCTCTGTACGACGGCCTGATCGGCTTTTCAGACGTCTATGACTGGTGGCGTCCCGACTGA
- a CDS encoding acyl-homoserine-lactone synthase, with protein sequence MTDQSTRAQAAPGDAALRAMFAARKQVFIDLLKWDLPALDGRFELDQFDNPHARYLILLDPDDLRHRASARLLPTTAPHLLGDLYPHLCPDGAPSGEAVWEISRFCLDPAQSAAERLDARNQLVSALADHALHNGIREYVGIAEARWFAKISGFGWSCRALGPALPGSAGPILAFGIRIDADTLPGLQRTGTWTPLGLKLEGGELAP encoded by the coding sequence ATGACCGATCAATCCACGCGGGCGCAGGCTGCGCCCGGCGACGCGGCGCTGCGCGCCATGTTCGCAGCCCGAAAGCAGGTTTTCATCGATCTTCTGAAGTGGGATCTTCCCGCTCTCGATGGGCGTTTCGAGCTCGACCAGTTCGATAATCCGCATGCTCGATATCTGATTCTGCTTGATCCGGACGATCTGCGCCACCGGGCATCGGCGCGGTTGCTGCCGACGACCGCACCGCATCTCCTCGGCGATCTCTATCCCCATCTCTGCCCCGACGGCGCGCCATCCGGCGAGGCGGTCTGGGAAATCAGCCGCTTCTGCCTCGACCCCGCGCAATCGGCCGCCGAGCGTCTCGACGCCCGCAACCAGCTCGTCAGCGCGCTTGCGGACCATGCCCTCCACAATGGCATCCGCGAATATGTCGGGATCGCGGAGGCGCGCTGGTTCGCGAAGATCAGCGGTTTCGGCTGGTCCTGCCGCGCGCTCGGTCCCGCTCTCCCGGGCAGCGCCGGCCCGATCCTCGCGTTCGGCATCCGGATCGACGCCGACACGCTTCCCGGCCTGCAACGAACGGGGACATGGACGCCGCTCGGGCTCAAGCTCGAAGGTGGGGAACTTGCACCATGA
- a CDS encoding phytanoyl-CoA dioxygenase family protein: MTADLTQADLSTRLVGELRGNGFCILHERASATVHALASDLDPVFAETPFCEGDFYGRRTKRFGSLLRRSRHVADLVLDPVILSAVEAILGPGCERMQLNLAQAIEIHPGEVRQFPHRDQDMWRGADGTQEYLVNILWPLTSFTKENGATQIFPESQGVTGMAKEDPGPPIYAECEPGAAICFLGSTAHGAGANRSKNVRRGVLVSYSLGWLKPYENLWLTYPPDVARHFPPELAALAGCAQHRPNLGNYEGQCPSILLQGEPSGPIGAVDALRPDQADAVADFAATERSGR, translated from the coding sequence ATGACGGCGGATCTCACCCAGGCCGACCTTTCCACCCGCCTCGTCGGCGAACTTCGCGGCAACGGCTTTTGCATCCTGCATGAGCGGGCGAGCGCGACCGTACACGCCCTCGCCAGCGATCTCGATCCGGTCTTTGCCGAGACGCCCTTTTGCGAGGGCGACTTCTACGGCCGGCGAACGAAGCGGTTCGGCAGCCTGCTGCGGCGCTCGCGGCACGTGGCCGATCTGGTGCTCGACCCCGTCATCCTTTCCGCCGTCGAAGCAATCCTCGGGCCGGGATGCGAGCGCATGCAGCTGAACCTCGCCCAGGCGATCGAGATTCACCCCGGCGAAGTGCGGCAGTTCCCGCACCGCGACCAGGACATGTGGCGCGGCGCAGACGGAACCCAGGAATATCTCGTCAACATCCTCTGGCCGCTGACCTCCTTCACGAAGGAGAATGGCGCGACACAGATTTTCCCCGAAAGCCAAGGCGTCACCGGCATGGCGAAAGAGGATCCCGGCCCTCCTATATATGCCGAATGCGAACCCGGCGCGGCGATCTGCTTTCTCGGATCGACCGCGCACGGCGCCGGCGCGAACCGTAGCAAGAATGTCCGGCGCGGCGTGCTCGTCAGCTACAGCCTTGGCTGGCTCAAACCCTATGAAAATCTGTGGCTGACCTACCCGCCCGACGTCGCGCGGCACTTCCCGCCGGAGCTCGCGGCGCTCGCAGGCTGTGCGCAGCACCGCCCCAACCTCGGCAACTATGAAGGCCAGTGCCCCTCGATCCTCCTGCAAGGCGAACCGTCCGGCCCGATAGGCGCGGTCGACGCGCTGCGTCCCGACCAGGCCGATGCCGTCGCCGATTTCGCTGCGACCGAAAGGAGCGGCCGATGA
- a CDS encoding GntR family transcriptional regulator, whose product MSPAHVFEPTYEAIKRRLMGGIWPTGARIEAARVADELGVSLTPVRDSLFRLDGERMVDFRPGEGFHVHYLAETEFRDLLELHLILLLAAVATTPKGFAASVSADQPYPDRFADLFLAIAERSSNGEIVASIAAIGDRLQFSRQFDAAILSEVEAEYQRIETAVAEAAPQAELRGLLLGYHERRAHESARYARALGNHPGRDV is encoded by the coding sequence ATGAGTCCCGCGCACGTATTCGAGCCGACCTATGAAGCAATCAAGCGGCGCCTGATGGGGGGTATATGGCCCACAGGCGCGCGGATCGAAGCCGCGCGGGTGGCCGACGAGCTTGGCGTCAGCCTCACACCGGTGCGCGACAGCCTCTTTCGGCTGGATGGCGAACGCATGGTCGATTTCAGGCCGGGAGAGGGATTTCACGTCCATTATCTTGCCGAGACAGAGTTTCGCGACCTGCTCGAGCTTCACCTGATCCTGCTGCTCGCCGCCGTCGCGACCACGCCCAAAGGCTTTGCAGCCTCGGTGTCGGCCGACCAGCCCTATCCCGACCGGTTCGCTGACCTGTTCCTCGCCATCGCCGAACGATCGTCGAACGGCGAAATCGTCGCGAGTATCGCGGCGATCGGCGACCGGTTGCAGTTTTCGAGGCAATTCGACGCGGCGATCCTTTCGGAAGTCGAAGCCGAATATCAGCGGATCGAGACCGCGGTCGCCGAAGCCGCACCGCAAGCCGAGCTTCGGGGCCTGCTGCTCGGCTATCATGAAAGGCGAGCGCACGAATCGGCACGCTATGCTCGCGCGCTCGGCAACCATCCGGGGCGCGATGTTTGA